In one Paracoccus everestensis genomic region, the following are encoded:
- the gndA gene encoding NADP-dependent phosphogluconate dehydrogenase encodes MAQARIGLIGLGTMGAALALNIAEKGFPIAVWNRTAGVARSFAADAGDLISRILPAESLADLVAAITPPRAIILMVPAGQPVDEQLGALAPLLDVDDLVIDAGNADFHDTNRRNAAGLPFRFLGMGVSGGEDGARHGPAIMGGGDAADWARVADVMTAIAARAEDGTPCAARMGDAGAGHFVKMVHNGIEYADMQMIAEVYGLMRDGMNMDAAAISGAFANWNNGLLKSYLIEISAKVTAAADPHTGRPMVDMILDRAGQKGTGRWTAIEAQHLSAPIPVIEAAVMARNLSARLEERLAGQALFGPAPQHCDLPPDGLEQALIAGKILCYAQGFAMISAASGRFGWMLDLPELARVWRAGCIIRSAMLNDMAAALAQDPARNLIMAPFFAGLIDTAMPALRQVVSQAAASGHALPALASGLMWFDLMRTGRGTANLIQAQRDFFGAHGFQRIDGLDDPHGPWNRQS; translated from the coding sequence ATGGCGCAGGCTCGGATCGGACTGATCGGCTTGGGGACGATGGGCGCGGCATTGGCGCTCAACATCGCCGAGAAGGGGTTCCCCATCGCCGTCTGGAACCGCACGGCCGGTGTGGCGCGCAGCTTTGCCGCCGATGCCGGCGATCTGATCAGCCGGATCCTGCCCGCCGAATCGCTGGCCGATCTGGTGGCGGCAATCACCCCGCCCCGCGCCATCATCCTGATGGTGCCCGCCGGTCAGCCCGTGGACGAGCAGCTTGGGGCGCTTGCGCCCCTGCTGGATGTGGATGATCTGGTCATCGACGCGGGCAATGCCGATTTCCACGACACCAACCGCCGCAATGCCGCCGGCCTGCCCTTCCGCTTCCTTGGCATGGGCGTCTCGGGCGGAGAGGACGGCGCGCGCCATGGTCCCGCCATCATGGGCGGGGGCGATGCCGCCGACTGGGCGCGCGTGGCCGATGTGATGACCGCCATCGCCGCACGGGCCGAGGACGGCACCCCCTGCGCCGCGCGCATGGGCGATGCAGGCGCGGGGCATTTCGTGAAGATGGTCCATAACGGCATCGAATATGCCGATATGCAGATGATCGCCGAGGTTTACGGCCTGATGCGCGATGGCATGAACATGGACGCCGCCGCGATCAGCGGGGCCTTTGCCAATTGGAACAATGGGCTGCTTAAATCCTATCTGATCGAAATCTCGGCCAAGGTCACGGCTGCCGCCGATCCCCATACCGGTCGCCCGATGGTGGACATGATCCTGGACCGCGCAGGTCAAAAGGGCACCGGCCGGTGGACCGCGATCGAGGCGCAGCACCTTTCTGCCCCCATTCCCGTGATCGAGGCTGCCGTGATGGCGCGCAACCTGTCCGCTCGGCTTGAGGAACGGCTGGCGGGTCAGGCGCTGTTCGGACCTGCGCCCCAGCACTGCGACCTGCCGCCCGATGGCCTGGAACAGGCGCTGATTGCGGGCAAGATCCTGTGCTATGCCCAAGGCTTCGCAATGATCTCGGCCGCCTCCGGCCGATTTGGCTGGATGCTCGATCTGCCCGAACTCGCACGGGTCTGGCGGGCGGGCTGCATCATCAGGTCGGCCATGCTGAACGACATGGCCGCCGCCTTGGCCCAGGATCCCGCACGCAACCTGATCATGGCGCCCTTCTTTGCGGGGTTGATCGACACCGCCATGCCCGCCCTGCGCCAGGTCGTGTCCCAAGCCGCCGCATCGGGCCATGCCCTGCCCGCGCTGGCGTCCGGCTTGATGTGGTTCGACCTGATGCGCACGGGGCGCGGCACCGCCAACCTGATCCAGGCGCAACGCGATTTCTTTGGCGCGCACGGGTTTCAGCGGATCGACGGGCTGGACGACCCACATGGCCCTTGGAACCGTCAGTCATAA
- a CDS encoding PaaI family thioesterase has translation MMEIGSDLPDATVDRIRDSFARQGLMSLLGAKLEEVKAGVVTIRLPFRPELTQQHGYFHAGGTASIADSAGGYAGFTLFPDDSSVLTVEFKLNLINPARGEYLEAVGRVVKPGRTLTICQLDVWGITPERKIHVATGLQTLICVQGRPA, from the coding sequence ATGATGGAGATTGGCAGCGACCTGCCCGACGCAACCGTGGACCGCATCCGCGACAGCTTTGCCCGGCAAGGACTGATGTCCCTGCTGGGCGCGAAATTGGAGGAGGTGAAGGCGGGCGTGGTGACGATCCGCCTGCCCTTCCGCCCTGAGTTGACCCAGCAGCACGGCTATTTCCACGCGGGCGGCACGGCGTCCATCGCGGATTCGGCGGGTGGATATGCGGGTTTCACGCTGTTTCCCGACGACAGTTCCGTCCTGACGGTGGAGTTCAAGCTGAACCTGATCAACCCCGCGCGGGGCGAATACCTTGAAGCGGTAGGCCGCGTCGTCAAGCCGGGCCGGACGCTGACGATCTGCCAGCTTGATGTCTGGGGAATCACCCCGGAACGGAAAATCCATGTCGCGACCGGACTTCAGACACTGATCTGCGTGCAGGGCAGGCCCGCCTGA
- the pdxY gene encoding pyridoxal kinase, with product MMPPLVISIQSQVVFGHVGNSAAVFPMQAAGLEVAAIPTVLFSNQPAYPTLRGAPLPPDLFADLLRGAWERGLPQRAAWLMTGYIGSVEVGHLVADFVARAKAANPDLRYLCDPVMGDHGPGLYVPAELAQVIRDGLLPLADLTTPNSFELGHLAGRAISGMADLQAAAAGLHLAPGATLIATGCMLDDSPADHLESVILGSGGMTRHPTRRLAVALPGTGDLFAGLIVAGLGKGRSLSQAVDVAQDLTSVALARAGLIGASEVVLSDPDFRAALLTL from the coding sequence ATGATGCCGCCATTGGTCATTTCCATCCAAAGCCAGGTGGTCTTCGGCCATGTTGGAAATTCCGCCGCCGTGTTCCCCATGCAGGCCGCGGGGCTGGAGGTCGCGGCGATCCCGACCGTGCTGTTTTCCAACCAACCGGCCTATCCCACCCTGCGCGGCGCGCCCCTGCCGCCCGACCTGTTCGCCGACCTGCTGCGGGGGGCATGGGAACGCGGGTTGCCGCAGCGCGCGGCATGGCTGATGACGGGCTATATCGGCTCGGTCGAGGTCGGGCATCTGGTCGCGGATTTCGTGGCGCGCGCCAAGGCGGCCAATCCCGATCTGCGCTACCTGTGCGACCCGGTGATGGGCGATCACGGGCCAGGGCTGTATGTGCCTGCCGAACTGGCACAGGTCATCCGCGACGGCTTGCTGCCGCTGGCCGATCTGACGACGCCCAATTCCTTTGAACTGGGCCACTTGGCCGGGCGCGCGATCAGCGGAATGGCGGATCTGCAAGCCGCTGCCGCCGGTCTGCACTTGGCGCCGGGGGCCACGCTGATCGCCACCGGCTGCATGCTGGACGACAGTCCCGCCGATCATCTGGAAAGCGTGATCCTTGGATCCGGCGGCATGACGCGCCATCCGACCCGCCGGCTGGCCGTGGCCCTTCCCGGCACCGGCGACCTGTTTGCGGGGCTGATCGTTGCGGGCCTGGGCAAGGGCCGCAGCCTGTCCCAGGCCGTCGATGTGGCGCAAGACCTGACCTCGGTTGCGCTTGCCCGTGCAGGCCTCATCGGCGCAAGCGAGGTGGTCTTGTCCGATCCCGATTTTCGTGCCGCCCTGCTGACCCTGTGA